GCGGGCCGTCGGCAATCACGCCCATGCCACAGGTGTGCAGCGACTCGTAGCACAGCTCCAGCGGGTCGAGCAGCTCACGGTTGTTCTGCAGCACTTCGGCAGTCGCCGGTGTGGTGGCAGTCAACGAGGTGTGGGCCCATTGGCGCGTAGCTCGCAGGCGTTCACGCAACTGCTTGAGCAGCGCCCGGTAAGGCTCCACGCTGTCACCGACCTTGGCCTGCAACGCCGGGCTGGCCTGTTGCATCGACAGCTCGGAGGCGAGGTGGTCGATGTCGCGCAAGTACAAGTCAGCCGCCATCCAGCGCGCCAGCAGCAAGACTTCGCGGGTGACCGGCGCGGTGACGTTGGGGTTGCCGTCGCGGTCGCCGCCCATCCAGGACGCGAAGCGAATCGGCGCAGCTTCCAGCGGCAAGTGCAGGCCGGTGGCGGCGTGCAAGGCATGATCGGCCTTGCGTAGATAATTCGGGATGGCGTGCCACAGCGAATGCTCGATCACCGCAAAGCCCCACTTGGCTTCGTCTACTGGCGTGGGACGGGTGCGGCGGATTTCTTCGGTATGCCACGCTTCGGCGATGAGGCGTTGCAGGCGATCGCGGATCTGTTCGCGCTCGGCAGTGGTGAGGTCGCGGTGGTCCTGCAGGGCCAATTGTGCGGCGATGGCGTCGTATTTCTGGATCAGGGTGCGGCGGGCAACTTCGGTGGGGTGCGCGGTGAGCACCAGTTCGATTTCCAGCCGGCCCAACTGGCGCGCCAGGGATTCGCTGCTGTGGCCTTCGCTCTGCAAGCGTGCCAGCAGTTCCGGCAGTACCCGTGACTCGAACGGTGCAGGCGTCGATTCATCACGGCGGTGGATCAATTGGTACTGCTCGGCGATGTTGGCCAGGTTGAGAAACTGGTTGAAGGCCCGGGCCACTGGTAGCAGTTCGTCTTCCTTGAGTTGATTGAGGCTGGCGCTCAGTTCTTCGCCGGCGACCTGCTCCGAGGCCGCGCCACGGCGGTCGGCCTTGGCGCCTTTTCGGATCTGCTCGATCTTGTCGAGGAATTCATCGCCGTACTGCTCTCGAATCGTGTTGCCCAACAACTCACCCAGCAGGTGAACGTCCTCACGCAAACGTGCATCGATATCGCTCATCAGCCAATCTCCAGCAGAAAATCCGGGACGCTTTGATGCTCAAGAGTGCCGCCCACGGCGAAGTCTTACAAGGAACTTTAAACCTTGTGAGTTGCAGCTAGTCTCAACAGTAAGCCGCAGCGTTATCCGCGCTGGTCGGCTGGTCACTCATCATCGCCCGCCGAGCGCGGGCTCCATTGAGGTTGCCATGAAAATCCGAGAACTGGCCCAACATTGGGAAGAGAACGCCAAGGGGCGCCTGACCGAAACCGAATACGCCATCCATCTGGACGTAGAAGCCGCTGCCAGGCTGGCGGCCATCTGCGAGATGTACCCCAAACGCCATCCCCAGGAATTGCTTGGCGAGCTGATTGGCGCAGCCCTTGAAGAACTGGAAGCCAGCTTCCCCTACATCAAGGGCAAGCAGGTGATTGCCACCGACGAAGAGGGCGACCCGTTGTACGAAGACGTGGGCCCGACGCCGCGTTTTCTCACATTGTCACGGCGCCACCTGCATGATTTGTCAGCCCAGCCTGACAAGCAG
This genomic window from Pseudomonas sp. Bout1 contains:
- a CDS encoding pilin assembly protein, with protein sequence MKIRELAQHWEENAKGRLTETEYAIHLDVEAAARLAAICEMYPKRHPQELLGELIGAALEELEASFPYIKGKQVIATDEEGDPLYEDVGPTPRFLTLSRRHLHDLSAQPDKQKH